The sequence CACATTGCGTCGCCTACTTTTTCCTGACATTTAACAGCATAACTACAACTTACCGTGCATATATCAACAACGATACACAAATGGTAGTCTTTATCATTTTTGTCTACTTAGGTTATTTTGTGCTGGACTTCTGCATAACCACTTATAATCAACTGCCTCGCAATGGCGAATATCATTGCAAGAAAGAATTCTTGAAAGTAGCTATATGGAGCTTAACATCAGCAGTTCTATTTGGGTTTGGATACCAGTTTTCGACATTCATGAGTATGTCTGTTGTTTCGCTCATGTATGGAGTTGCAATAATCTGCAGTCTCTTTCTCTTCTATGTCTATTTCGTGTGTTACAGCGATGGCCAGAATAGTGATTTTAGGGTTTGTTGCAATGTCGAAAGCATAGAGATTTCGCATCTTTCTTCCAGTGGACGACTGACGGGTGACAAGAATAACAAGTATGGCGCCAGTCCTTTAGAAAATGTATAGTTAACTTTAGGAGAGAAAGATGTGTGTGATGATCATGTGCTCATGGCAAGACATGAGTACTGGAATAAAATTGTTGCTTGGTATGGtgtgtttatatatttgtatgtACTATCAGTCttagtaaattaaaggcatgtgaTTGTTTTAACTCATTTCTCATAAGCTTAAgttcgttttttttttattccatAAGCTTAAGTTATTCAATTCTATGTCTTCACTCATTTCTCATAAGCTtaagttcttttttattttttaattccataagcttaaattattcaattatatgAATACAACTATTTATTCCTAAGAAATTTAGTGTCCTTAGCAtctcaaaaacaaaaatattttgtcaAGTCTAGGTGGTTGTCCCTCTAACTGACAAATGATCTATATACATTCAATcatttaatgttaaaatataaaatattcatatacaTATTGTTCTTTTGCAGTGTATATATTTGCTGGAAATTAGAATTtcgaaaaatatatatattaagatgGCATTCAAATTTActatattaaataaactaaactcGAAATGCAACtaattgtttaaaattaaaatgaaaatagagggaaaagaaagaaaagcaaacGTGACTTTTCCAACTCAATAGATTCACGACCTTTGACTAAAACTACAGTTAAGTCCATATATTTCCACGATTAAGGTTGGTGTGCATTTCATATGcgatctttttaattattacattTACTCCTTAAATATTCATCTTCTacattaagaattaaataacaaaGAGTGGAGCAAGTATTAAAATGGCAATTCTAGTGATGATTGGTGCTTAGACATTAGGACTTAAAAAAGGAGGAGAAAGAAATCGGTGGCAGATTATtggagatttttttatttctaatagaaattgaagaaaaaaaaaacagacaGTGATAATTACTTAATGATGGTAATAGTTAAGGTATTGTGGTGAACGGTAGATTTATCAAAGACAGatatagagagaaaaagaaaagtacagAAATTATTTGatgtatataaaatcataaatcattaacaaaacaaaaatatgttAACAGATGGAGATGCGGGGTATCGATCCCCGT comes from Ricinus communis isolate WT05 ecotype wild-type chromosome 5, ASM1957865v1, whole genome shotgun sequence and encodes:
- the LOC112534589 gene encoding uncharacterized protein LOC112534589, yielding MSTKHTGGINPSCHWSNCSGNFLENANYAHCVAYFFLTFNSITTTYRAYINNDTQMVVFIIFVYLGYFVLDFCITTYNQLPRNGEYHCKKEFLKVAIWSLTSAVLFGFGYQFSTFMSMSVVSLMYGVAIICSLFLFYVYFVCYSDGQNSDFRVCCNVESIEISHLSSSGRLTGDKNNKYGASPLENV